A stretch of the Tachyglossus aculeatus isolate mTacAcu1 chromosome 6, mTacAcu1.pri, whole genome shotgun sequence genome encodes the following:
- the SLC25A53 gene encoding solute carrier family 25 member 53, with translation MAGEIRGLPEKRREGGVEGKTSYLSRSGALSSFLTTIVTFPIYKLVFRQQVHAVPVPEALDQLRREGLRRFYRGVFPPLLTKTMQGALQFGAYNRCLHLLSPATEPPLLEHRWAAGFVSGVLEAVVLSPFERVQNVLQDGRKDVRFPGTLSILREFNSYGPWGRLALGYYRGFCPILLRNSLGSALYFSFKDPIRDRLAGQGGLPLWVPSLVSGTLNGTVISLMLYPLSVLGANMQSQVGSRNVPGLWASARAVWETRDRKLPAIYRGGSLVILRSGVSWGLTTAIHDFLQANPSPGPRKSR, from the coding sequence ATGGCGGGAGAGATCCGAGGACTGCCAGAGAAGCGGAGAGAAGGGGGCGTGGAAGGGAAAACGAGTTATCTCTCTCGGAGTGGCGCCTTGTCCAGTTTCCTGACCACCATTGTGACCTTCCCCATTTACAAGTTGGTGTTCCGGCAGCAGGTCCACGCCGTGCCCGTGCCCGAGGCCCTGGACCAGCTCCGCCGCGAGGGCCTGCGCCGCTTCTACCGGGGCGTCTTCCCGCCCCTGCTGACCAAGACCATGCAGGGTGCCCTGCAGTTTGGGGCCTACAACaggtgcctccatctcctctcgcCGGCCACCGAGCCACCGCTGCTCGAGCACCGCTGGGCGGCCGGCTTCGTGTCCGGGGTCCTGGAAGCTGTCGTGCTCAGTCCCTTCGAGCGGGTACAGAACGTGCTCCAGGACGGGCGGAAGGACGTCCGCTTCCCCGGCACCCTCAGCATCCTCAGGGAATTCAACTCCTACGGCCCCTGGGGCCGGCTGGCCCTCGGCTACTACCGGGGTTTCTGCCCCATCCTGCTGCGGAACAGCCTGGGCAGTGCTCTCTATTTCTCCTTCAAGGACCCCATCCGGGACCGCCTGGCAGGACAAGGAGGGCTGCCCCTCTGGGTGCCCTCCTTGGTGTCCGGCACCCTCAACGGCACCGTCATCAgcctcatgctctatccgctCAGCGTCCTCGGGGCCAACATGCAGTCCCAGGTGGGCTCGCGGAACGTCCCCGGCCTGTGGGCCTCGGCCCGGGCCGTGTGGGAGACCAGGGATCGGAAGCTGCCGGCCATCTACCGGGGCGGCTCGCTGGTCATCCTTCGCTCCGGCGTATCCTGGGGCCTCACCACCGCCATCCACGACTTCCTGCAGGCTAACCCCAGCCCGGGGCCCAGAAAGAGCCGCTGA